A window of Chitinophagales bacterium contains these coding sequences:
- a CDS encoding RagB/SusD family nutrient uptake outer membrane protein codes for MAEKPDQALIIASTLKDYDALLNNTIIVNGSGIGVVPSLGEIYGDDYYIAPHIFENDLPHTFYRDSYTWSDNTYNDPVYAPKDWSFSYRCVFYANTILEGLAKLTATQEQQQQYNQIKGSALFFRAHSFYWLAQLFSPHYDKNTANTDLGIPLKQSADITEKINRSSVQQTYEKIIADLNEALPLLVSQPTLMTQPSKLAVYGLLARIYLTMGEYDKALSNSTLYLGIKNELIDFSSLPPNSYYSMPDPKNNVEISFYSILIDEILINLYPARIDSTIYASYNNDDLRKALFFEDAASDFGIPDDYGKYFSGSYDRTNKYFAGISTNEIYLIRAECYARTGNISSALQDLNDLMRKRWKNSVPYPSITASTQAEALDKVLTERRKELLFRGLRWVDIRRFNKEGANISITRNIDGQIYTLPANSNKFTHLIPPEVIDFNPGLQQNPR; via the coding sequence TTGGCTGAAAAGCCTGACCAGGCATTAATTATTGCGTCAACTTTGAAGGATTACGATGCGTTGCTCAACAATACTATTATTGTGAATGGCAGTGGAATAGGTGTTGTTCCGTCGTTAGGTGAAATTTATGGAGACGATTATTATATTGCACCGCATATATTTGAGAACGATTTACCCCACACATTTTATAGGGACAGTTACACCTGGAGCGATAATACTTATAATGATCCAGTGTACGCACCCAAGGATTGGAGTTTTTCATATAGATGTGTCTTTTATGCTAATACTATATTAGAGGGGTTAGCCAAATTAACTGCAACACAAGAACAGCAACAGCAATATAACCAAATCAAAGGAAGTGCATTGTTTTTTCGGGCACATTCCTTTTATTGGCTGGCACAACTATTTTCACCTCACTACGATAAGAATACAGCAAATACTGATTTGGGTATTCCTTTAAAACAGAGTGCTGACATAACTGAAAAAATAAACCGGTCAAGCGTCCAACAAACCTATGAAAAAATTATTGCTGACCTGAATGAGGCTTTGCCATTACTTGTGAGTCAGCCCACTCTAATGACTCAACCATCTAAACTTGCCGTTTATGGGTTACTTGCCCGTATTTATTTAACAATGGGAGAATATGATAAGGCTTTGTCAAATTCCACGTTGTATCTGGGTATAAAAAACGAGTTAATTGACTTCAGCTCTTTACCACCCAACAGCTATTATTCAATGCCTGATCCAAAGAATAATGTTGAAATTTCTTTTTATAGTATTTTAATTGATGAAATACTGATAAACTTATATCCTGCAAGGATCGATAGTACTATTTATGCTTCTTATAATAATGATGATCTGCGAAAGGCCTTATTTTTTGAAGATGCAGCTTCTGATTTTGGAATTCCCGATGATTATGGAAAATATTTTTCAGGCAGTTATGACAGAACAAATAAATATTTTGCAGGCATTTCAACAAACGAGATCTATTTGATCCGGGCTGAGTGTTATGCAAGAACGGGTAATATCAGCAGTGCTTTACAGGATTTGAATGATCTGATGAGAAAGAGATGGAAGAATAGTGTTCCCTACCCTAGCATAACAGCTTCTACACAGGCAGAGGCATTAGATAAAGTCCTAACTGAGAGACGAAAAGAATTACTCTTTCGGGGATTGCGGTGGGTGGATATTCGTAGATTCAACAAAGAGGGTGCGAATATTTCCATCACAAGAAATATCGATGGCCAGATATATACTCTTCCAGCCAACAGCAATAAGTTTACTCATTTAATTCCACCCGAGGTTATCGATTTCAATCCGGGCTTGCAACAAAACCCACGGTGA
- a CDS encoding SusC/RagA family TonB-linked outer membrane protein, protein MFLKAICKTDALCNLFNNQTCLPARQALLIMKFTAIFLFAAALNVSAKGYAQQVTLSLKEVSIEEAFKEIERQTGYSFVYSKTQISQARKLTLKVKNMNLEDVLELCFKDQPLTYTVRNKFIVVKQKTLQAPTISLITDDTQLPPPIDVRGRVVDSLGNGLSGATVQVKGSSIKTQTDGDGFFELKGIPDNSVLQISYVGFNSVELKATNADALSRVIMKLSNKSLTAVVVRGNTGYGVIDRDHPGSFDVIDNKLLNRRVSTSIMERIENLTPGLSFETPSEPRGDNPYGILIRGRNSIFSSVAPLIVVDNFPFDGNINTINPNDIEAITILKDAASAARWGARAGNGVIVITTKRGASSQPRININSNFTFQGRPDLSKKPRIGTDDYIELEKWLFDQGFYDGDINNTFQRPPLTPVVELLLQKRNGSITAAEAEAGINSFKGTNVTDDLEKYFYQPSFSQRHSVNVSGNTSNINYYLSAGFDKAVPNIVGRNFSDRVSLRSQNTFRVSRKFEVETGLSYVQNNSVRANNPGIDGINSGGGKGLYPYADLVDNNGQGLVLVKDMRGIYKDTMGGGKILDWRYNPYNEINEVESNTRIREFLMNAGLRYKFNNNFNIELRYQYHNGLSTTSGYQKEGAYSTRDLINKFYQPNAANKFPVPIGGIMDVNNSEFVSHQGRMQLNYNKVWRDKHDIGFLAGWEIKDLTTKGNSYRLYGYSEEGSRVYSGMDFVSFFPQFNYGQFAQFRTSQIPNAQSVFKKADRFVSYFANANYTFDKRYTISASAREDAANLFGVKTNQKGVPLWSVGAAWQINNEKFYNIEWMSDLRLRASFGHTGNFSRATSAISTIAYNDFPNFLGNAFARILNPPNAELRWERNKTLNLGIDFSILNKRISGTIEYYRKKNIDLMAQAPIDPTVGFTPVNGGTSYVYRNTASMKGHGLELSLFTKNLEGRKFQWSTAFLYSSSLSKVYEYFVPPPTRSSAYLGNNSTPLIGKPLYKLYSYQWAGLDPANGDPQGYLGKDKSKDYSAIFNKTSIDSLVYHGAAQPTHFGAIRNEFAFGNFALSINISYKLGYYFKRNSISYPGLFSSWSGHSEYTNRWQKPGDELNTNVPSMVYTSNPQFDNRSFFYSRSSALIEKGDHIRLEDISFNYTISKSALHMLPFSEIRLYGYIGNINWLIWKANKANVDPLNIDDGRSINPITLSFGVNVGL, encoded by the coding sequence ATGTTTTTAAAGGCTATTTGTAAGACGGATGCCTTGTGCAACCTGTTCAACAACCAAACCTGCCTGCCGGCCAGGCAGGCGCTGTTGATTATGAAATTTACAGCCATTTTTCTATTTGCGGCGGCCCTCAATGTCAGTGCCAAGGGATATGCCCAGCAGGTAACCCTGTCCTTAAAGGAGGTGTCCATTGAGGAAGCCTTCAAAGAAATTGAACGGCAGACAGGGTACAGTTTTGTGTATTCGAAAACCCAGATATCCCAAGCCCGCAAACTTACCTTGAAAGTAAAGAACATGAACCTGGAGGATGTGTTGGAATTGTGTTTTAAGGACCAGCCATTGACCTATACGGTACGGAATAAGTTTATTGTGGTGAAGCAAAAAACCCTGCAGGCACCTACTATTTCCCTGATCACGGACGACACACAATTACCACCGCCGATAGATGTACGAGGAAGGGTAGTTGACAGTTTGGGAAACGGACTCAGTGGAGCCACGGTTCAGGTAAAGGGAAGTAGTATAAAAACACAAACAGACGGAGATGGGTTTTTCGAGTTGAAAGGGATACCTGACAATTCAGTTTTGCAGATAAGCTATGTAGGGTTCAATTCAGTTGAACTTAAGGCTACTAATGCTGACGCATTGAGCAGGGTGATAATGAAACTAAGCAATAAATCGTTGACGGCCGTTGTTGTGAGGGGGAATACAGGCTACGGTGTTATTGACCGCGACCACCCCGGCTCTTTTGATGTAATTGATAATAAATTACTGAACCGCCGGGTGAGCACAAGTATAATGGAACGGATTGAAAACCTCACACCGGGATTATCTTTTGAAACACCCAGTGAACCTAGAGGCGATAACCCTTATGGTATATTGATAAGAGGACGAAACAGCATATTTTCCAGCGTTGCACCTTTGATCGTGGTTGATAATTTTCCTTTCGATGGTAATATCAATACTATTAATCCCAACGACATTGAAGCCATAACAATACTTAAAGATGCTGCCTCCGCAGCCCGTTGGGGAGCCCGTGCAGGTAATGGGGTAATTGTTATAACAACCAAGCGGGGAGCCTCTTCACAACCACGCATAAATATTAATTCCAATTTCACTTTCCAGGGCAGACCTGATTTAAGTAAGAAGCCGAGGATCGGAACTGACGATTATATTGAACTGGAAAAATGGCTTTTTGACCAAGGCTTTTATGATGGGGATATCAATAATACGTTTCAACGCCCACCCCTTACGCCGGTGGTAGAGTTGTTGCTCCAAAAACGAAACGGCAGCATTACGGCTGCCGAAGCAGAAGCAGGCATCAATTCATTTAAAGGAACCAATGTAACAGATGACCTGGAGAAATATTTTTACCAACCCAGTTTTTCCCAACGGCACTCGGTGAATGTAAGTGGTAATACTTCCAATATTAATTACTACCTGTCGGCTGGTTTTGATAAGGCTGTTCCTAATATTGTTGGTCGTAATTTCTCAGACAGAGTATCATTAAGAAGTCAGAATACATTCAGGGTGTCAAGGAAATTTGAAGTGGAGACAGGGTTAAGTTATGTTCAAAATAATTCTGTGCGGGCTAATAATCCAGGTATCGATGGTATAAATAGCGGTGGTGGTAAAGGGCTTTACCCCTATGCGGACCTTGTAGATAATAATGGGCAGGGATTGGTGCTGGTAAAAGATATGCGAGGTATTTACAAAGACACAATGGGAGGTGGAAAAATATTAGACTGGAGATACAATCCCTATAATGAAATTAATGAAGTAGAAAGCAACACCAGAATCAGAGAATTTTTGATGAATGCGGGCTTACGGTATAAGTTTAATAATAACTTCAATATAGAGTTACGCTATCAATACCACAATGGACTATCAACAACAAGCGGGTATCAAAAGGAAGGGGCATACAGTACAAGAGATCTCATAAATAAATTCTATCAACCCAATGCAGCCAATAAATTTCCTGTGCCCATCGGAGGGATCATGGATGTAAATAACTCAGAATTTGTTTCCCATCAGGGCAGAATGCAGTTAAACTATAATAAGGTTTGGAGGGATAAGCATGATATTGGGTTCCTGGCTGGCTGGGAAATTAAAGACCTGACTACAAAAGGAAACAGTTACCGGCTTTACGGATATTCGGAGGAAGGCAGCCGGGTGTATTCAGGGATGGATTTTGTAAGTTTCTTTCCCCAGTTTAACTATGGCCAGTTTGCCCAGTTTAGAACTAGCCAAATCCCCAACGCCCAGTCAGTTTTTAAAAAGGCAGACCGGTTTGTATCCTATTTTGCCAATGCCAACTATACATTTGATAAACGTTATACTATTTCTGCTAGTGCAAGGGAAGATGCGGCCAACCTGTTTGGCGTAAAGACAAATCAAAAAGGCGTACCTCTATGGTCTGTAGGGGCAGCCTGGCAAATTAATAATGAGAAATTTTACAATATTGAATGGATGTCTGATCTGCGGCTCCGGGCATCCTTTGGGCATACTGGTAATTTCTCAAGAGCAACATCTGCTATTTCTACCATAGCATACAACGATTTTCCTAATTTTTTGGGTAATGCTTTTGCTAGGATTCTAAATCCCCCCAATGCGGAATTGCGTTGGGAACGTAATAAGACACTCAACCTCGGGATTGATTTCAGTATATTGAATAAGAGGATTTCAGGTACCATTGAATATTACAGGAAGAAGAATATTGACCTGATGGCACAGGCTCCTATTGACCCTACCGTTGGATTTACCCCGGTGAATGGTGGCACTTCTTATGTATATAGGAATACGGCGAGTATGAAAGGACATGGACTGGAATTGAGTTTATTTACGAAAAACTTAGAGGGAAGAAAATTCCAATGGAGCACCGCTTTCTTGTATAGCTCCAGCCTTTCAAAAGTGTATGAATATTTTGTTCCGCCGCCAACCCGGTCTTCTGCGTATCTCGGTAATAATAGTACACCCCTAATCGGAAAGCCATTGTACAAATTGTACAGCTACCAATGGGCAGGTCTTGATCCTGCCAACGGTGATCCACAGGGGTATTTAGGCAAGGATAAAAGCAAAGATTACAGTGCCATCTTCAATAAAACAAGTATAGATAGCCTGGTTTATCATGGTGCTGCCCAGCCTACGCATTTTGGGGCCATACGAAATGAGTTTGCTTTTGGAAACTTTGCGTTATCAATAAACATAAGTTATAAGTTGGGCTATTATTTTAAACGGAATTCAATAAGCTATCCCGGGTTATTTAGTTCATGGTCAGGCCATTCCGAATATACAAATCGATGGCAAAAACCAGGAGATGAATTAAACACGAATGTTCCTTCAATGGTCTATACATCCAATCCCCAGTTCGACAATAGGAGTTTTTTTTATTCAAGGTCATCAGCATTGATTGAAAAAGGAGACCATATCAGGCTGGAGGATATAAGTTTTAATTATACAATAAGCAAATCTGCATTACATATGTTGCCGTTCTCTGAAATAAGGCTGTATGGCTATATAGGAAATATTAACTGGCTTATCTGGAAAGCAAATAAGGCTAATGTTGACCCGCTTAATATTGATGATGGAAGGAGCATAAATCCAATTACACTATCATTTGGAGTGAATGTCGGGTTGTAA
- a CDS encoding AhpC/TSA family protein: MKMLRSVLLLTILPVLLSFAVQSPGENEFYVKGKIEGIKDGVALHLIQYSTGDTVATATSRNGKFDFRGSVPHGTEYYFIRIDTAISDRRSSELLLVNDRLTLMGKFSDWPKVDLKGSEPYYDWVELAKLWEATKSLKDQKEIIRKFIDEHSNSLYISDLIRRTGNLFSLDEREHLYAQLTSFAKDSYFGELLKTDLVLSRKRELIKEGTIIPDFSVTLPDGKKANCHELISQSEYTLIDFWASWCRPCREAVPGMKKVYQAFNERGFNILSIAISDKETNWQRALKEDATPWTNARDVEGICNDIFDIPAIPGFVLVDRKGKLISYHCSGSAIKNFGSSLNGDTLFTTIENLFTKTPVSFSTLKPIAIGEKVPDIPLGELASDPAIIKRLSDYKGKLLILDFWSTLCAVCIAEFPKIDKLQLQFADKVVILPVGFDVDRQLSIRDFLEKSKGTKRELKLPSVVQKPTDSLLMQLFPFWGLPHEVWIDPEGTLIGLTDHKALTAENIESILSGKVPSFSVRKPKSIVLSQSIPFLINRNAGTSLIYGSAFSGYIDSLTSISPGGIYRKDSIIRYYDVNQTMLGFYRSVYNKAIPEISFDWGKKRIIYEPSGKPLLKDWEDSDSMDNWAYEEFERNNLFAYEAILPSAYSNDQVYRFLTYDFDRFFKVKSTVEKRNTKYYALVRISTTGKIKSTIEDNVFRRDSDSLILRGRSIDELASYLNSALPDDHEIIDETKYKGKIRIGLNIRDQTIASMRKQLREYGLDLVEKNKVLNMLVFREENYIR; encoded by the coding sequence ATGAAAATGTTGAGATCAGTTTTGTTGCTGACAATTTTACCAGTGTTGTTATCTTTTGCGGTTCAATCACCTGGAGAAAATGAATTTTATGTAAAAGGGAAAATTGAAGGGATAAAGGATGGGGTAGCATTGCATTTGATCCAGTATTCAACAGGGGATACAGTTGCAACAGCCACAAGCCGGAATGGAAAATTCGATTTTCGGGGAAGTGTTCCTCATGGCACAGAGTATTATTTTATCAGGATTGATACTGCCATTTCAGATAGGAGAAGTTCTGAGCTTCTGCTCGTAAATGACAGGCTTACACTAATGGGTAAATTTTCAGATTGGCCCAAAGTTGATCTTAAAGGATCTGAACCTTATTATGACTGGGTAGAATTGGCAAAATTGTGGGAAGCGACAAAAAGTTTGAAAGATCAGAAAGAGATTATCCGGAAATTTATAGATGAACATAGCAACTCGCTATACATATCTGATCTCATCCGGAGAACAGGCAATTTGTTCAGCTTAGATGAACGGGAGCATCTATATGCTCAACTCACATCGTTTGCAAAAGACAGCTATTTTGGAGAATTACTGAAGACTGATTTAGTATTGTCGAGAAAAAGAGAACTGATCAAAGAGGGAACTATCATTCCGGATTTTTCCGTGACACTGCCTGATGGTAAAAAAGCAAACTGTCATGAACTGATCAGCCAATCAGAATATACATTGATTGATTTTTGGGCAAGCTGGTGCAGACCCTGCCGGGAGGCTGTGCCGGGTATGAAAAAAGTATATCAAGCCTTTAATGAAAGAGGGTTTAATATATTAAGCATTGCTATAAGCGATAAGGAAACTAACTGGCAACGGGCATTGAAAGAAGATGCAACTCCGTGGACCAACGCAAGAGATGTGGAAGGGATATGCAATGATATATTTGATATTCCTGCTATTCCTGGCTTTGTGCTAGTTGATCGAAAAGGGAAATTGATCTCTTATCATTGTTCCGGTTCTGCAATTAAAAATTTTGGTTCCTCTCTGAACGGAGATACCTTGTTCACTACTATTGAGAATCTTTTCACGAAAACACCTGTATCATTTTCTACTCTTAAACCAATAGCAATTGGTGAAAAAGTCCCAGATATTCCATTAGGTGAGTTGGCATCTGATCCTGCAATTATTAAAAGGCTATCTGACTACAAGGGGAAATTGCTGATCCTTGATTTTTGGAGCACACTGTGTGCTGTATGTATTGCCGAGTTTCCCAAGATTGACAAGCTGCAGCTGCAATTTGCTGATAAAGTTGTAATCCTTCCTGTTGGTTTTGATGTTGACAGACAACTGTCCATCAGGGATTTCCTGGAAAAGAGTAAAGGAACAAAGCGGGAACTGAAATTGCCATCCGTTGTACAAAAGCCAACCGATTCATTGCTGATGCAATTATTTCCTTTTTGGGGACTGCCACATGAAGTTTGGATCGACCCGGAAGGCACCCTGATTGGATTGACAGATCATAAAGCACTCACTGCAGAAAACATTGAAAGTATATTGTCAGGTAAAGTGCCGTCCTTTTCTGTTAGAAAACCCAAATCAATTGTCTTATCACAATCAATTCCATTCCTGATAAATAGGAATGCTGGAACATCATTGATATATGGCTCAGCTTTTTCCGGCTATATAGATTCACTAACAAGTATTTCACCGGGAGGTATTTATCGAAAGGATAGCATTATCAGGTATTATGATGTAAATCAAACAATGCTGGGTTTCTATAGAAGTGTATATAATAAAGCAATACCAGAAATAAGCTTCGATTGGGGCAAAAAGAGAATTATTTATGAGCCTTCTGGTAAGCCATTGCTTAAAGATTGGGAAGATTCAGACAGTATGGATAACTGGGCTTATGAGGAATTTGAACGAAACAATTTATTTGCCTATGAGGCTATTCTTCCTTCGGCCTATAGCAATGATCAAGTCTATCGGTTTTTAACTTATGATTTTGACAGATTTTTTAAAGTTAAAAGCACTGTTGAAAAAAGAAACACAAAATACTATGCCCTTGTGAGAATCAGTACCACGGGTAAGATCAAATCAACCATTGAGGATAATGTTTTTAGAAGGGATAGTGATAGCCTTATACTCAGAGGTCGCAGTATTGACGAGCTTGCGTCATACCTTAATTCTGCTCTCCCGGACGATCATGAAATAATTGATGAGACTAAGTATAAAGGCAAGATCAGGATTGGTCTCAATATAAGAGATCAGACTATAGCATCAATGAGAAAGCAACTGAGGGAGTATGGGCTTGATCTGGTTGAAAAGAATAAAGTATTAAATATGTTGGTATTTAGAGAGGAAAATTATATAAGGTAG